DNA from Halobaculum sp. XH14:
TCCTCGATCATCAGGTTGGCGAGTTCCCCGGTCGAGCGCGCGAGCTTGTCGACCTCGGGGTTCGCGATCTCGAAGATGTTGAGCCGCTGGCGCGCGTACGCGCCGTACTCCAGGAACCTGATGCCGACGCGGTAGGTGGAGCCGTCCTTGACGACGAGCTCCTCCTGGTGGAGCGTGCTGAGGTAGTTGTGGACGGTGCTCTTGGGCATGTCGAAGTGGCGGGCCAGCTCCGTGCTCCCGGCCCCGTCGAGTTCGATCAGCGCGTCGAGGATGTCGAACGCCGTCTCGATCGACTTCACGGCGTTCTTCGCTTCCTTCGCCATGCACCGACCTGCACAGCACGGGAGATAAGTCTTTGTTCAGCATCGCCCGACGCTCAACCTCACATCCGGCATTGACACCGCGATGCCGAACGAACTCGCCGGGTGAGGGCGGAGTAGGTCCCCGTACGTGAACCGTCCCGCATTTCGAGCGTCGACCCAGAATCGCAACCGGACGTTCAGAAATGACGGACGAATTTACTTACAGAAGTAGGACTGTAATACCACCGCGGAGGGCGGCCGCATGTGCCCTTTTTCGGAACCGTGTTCCGTTCTCCAGCGGCGGCGTTCGTTCACTACTGTGGAACGACTCCGCCGGATTCGACGACGTGGGCGGGTGTAAAGACGACTAAAAGGCGAGTTCCCGAGATGACCCGACGGGCGAGATTCGGCTCGGCCTTCCGAGTGGACGCTCGCAGTAACTGCCGAGGAGCGACCTCGTGGCGCAAGTGGACCTGATCGGGAAACCGCGTGGACGAACGAGGGGGACGCGACCGGGCGGACGGGACCGCGACTCAGACCGAGACGACCGGGTTGACCAGCGTCCCGACGTTCTCGATGTCGATCCGGACCTCGTCGCCGGCGGTCAGGCTGAACTCCTCGGGCGGGACGAGCCCCGTCCCCGTCATCAGGACCGCCGTCTCCGGCACCGAGTTGTGGTCACGGTAGTACGTCGCCAGCTCCTCGGGCGAGCGGACCATCCGCGCGGTCGAGGTCGAGTCGCTGAACACCGTCTCGCCGTCCCGGAGGATCTCCATCGACATCACGAGGTCGGCGGGATCGCCCACGGACGCCGGTGAGACGACGCACGGTCCGACCGAACAGCAGCGGTCGTAGATCTTCGCCTGCGGCAGGTACAGCGGGTTCTCGCCCTCGATGTCGCGGCTGCTGACGTCGTTACCGACGGTGTAGCCGACGATCTCGCCGTGGTGTAACACGACGGCGAGTTCGGGTTCGGGCGCGTTCCAGTCCGAGTCGCCCCGAACGCCGACGGCCTCCCCGGGGCCGACGGTCCTGCTCGGGGTCGCCTTGAAGAAGATCTCGGGACGCTCGGCGTCGTAGACGTTCATGTAGATCTCGGCCATCGAGCTCTCCTGTTCGCGCGCCTTCTCGCTGATCTCGTAGGTGACGCCCGCCGCCCAGACTTCGTCGGCCCGGACCGGACACAGCAGGTCGGACGCGAGGTCGCCCCGGGGGAGTTGCTCGGCTCCGGCGAGTCGGCGGCGCGCGATGTCGTCGACGGGCTCGCCGGCGAGGGAGGCGGCTCCCGCGAGGTCCCGAAACCCGGTGAGTCCGGGGTGGGTCGACGTGAGATCATACACCCCGTCGCCGTCGTCGACGACGAGTCTCCGGACTGCCCCCTCAGCTGCGAGCTGGTAGTACCGCATACAGGAGACTCCAAGCAGTCGTATAAATAAATAGTGGTCAGTGGTCCGGCCGCTGTCAGGTACGGCCGGAACCGCTCGTGCCGGCAGCGACGCCGGCCTGACACGTGGATGGGGGTCCGACCGCCGAACTCGGGTCCGGCCACCGAAAGACCCAATATCGCGGGTGGGGCAGGTGATGGTATGCCAGAACGTGACGGAAACTTCATCGACGGCGCGTGGACACAGGCGGAGTCGGGCGAGACGTTCGAGGTCGTGAACCCGGCACGGACCGACGAGGTCGTCTCGACGTTCCCGCTCTCGGACGAGTCGGACGCGGCGCGAGCGGTCGAGGCCGCCCGTGCGGCGGCCGACGACTGGGCGAACACGCCCGGCCCGGCCCGCGGGAAGATTCTCCGCGAGGCCGGGTCGCTGCTGGAGGACCGACGCGAGGACCTGGTTCAGTTGTTGACCCGCGAGGAGGGGAAGACCCACGACGAGGCGCGGCCGGAGGTGGTCCGGACCGTGGACATCTTCTACCACTACGCGGAGAAGGCGGCCGACTACGGCGGCACGGTCAAGGCCGCGAACTCGTCGCGGAAGACGCTCCACACCCGGAAGGAGCCGCTCGGCGTCGCCGCGCTGATCACCCCCTGGAACTACCCCATCGCCATCCCGGCGTGGAAGCTCGCGCCCGCGCTCGCGGCCGGGAACACGGTCGTCATCAAGCCGGCCACCCAGGCACCGACGGTCGCGGCCGAAGTGGTCGGCGCGCTCGAGGAGGCGGGGCTCCCCGACGGCGTGGTGAACCTCGTCACCGGCCCGGGCAGCGCCGTCGGCGAGGCGTTCACGACCCACCCCGAGGTCGACGCGGTCTCGTTCACGGGGAGCGGCGTCGTCGGCACCGAGGTGTACCGCGGCGCAACCGCCGAGGGCAAGCGCGCGCAGGCCGAGATGGGCGGGAAGAACCCGACCGTCGTGATGCCGAGCGCCGACCTCGACGAGGCGGTCTCCATCGTGGGCGCCGGCGCGTTCGGCGTGACCGGCCAGGCGTGTACCGCCTGCTCGCGGGCCATCGTCCACGCCGACGTCTACGACGAGTTCGTCGCGGGCATCGTCGACTACGCCGAGTCGCTCTCGGTCGGCGCGGGCGACGAGGGCAACGACATGGGGCCACAGATCAGCGAGGGCGAGCTGGAGGGGACCCTCGACTACGTCGACGTGGCGAAGACGGAGGGCGCGACCCTGGCGACCGGCGGCGAGCGGCTCGAGGACGGCGAACACGCTGACGGCTTCTTCGTCGAGCCGACGGTGTTCGCCGACGTGGACAACGACAGCCGGCTCGCCCAGGAGGAGGTGTTCGGGCCGGTGCTCGCGGTGATCCGGGCCGAGGACTTCGAGGAGGCCGTGACCGCCGCGAACGACACCCGGTACGGGCTCTCGACCAGCATCGTCACCGACAGCCACGCCGAGGCGAACGAGTTCGTCGACCGCGCCGAGGCGGGCGTCGTCAAGGTGAACGAGAAGACGACCGGGCTGGAACTCCACGTCCCGTTCGGCGGGGTGAAGGAGTCCTCGACCAACACGTTCCGCGAACAGGGCGACGCGGGGCTCGACTTCTTCACCACGACGAAGACGGTGTACCGGAACTACTGACCGGCACCGAACCCTCCCGTTTCCGGCGATCCGTTGCCTACTACTCCTTCCCGCTCCGTTCGGAGTCCAGCACGGCCAGCATCCCGTTGAGGTAGCCGACCGCGTGGGCCCGTCCCCTGTGTTCCCAGTCCGTGTCGCCCTCCACGTGGGGGACGTGATCCGGGATGACGAGGCCGTCGAAGCCGACGTCCAGCAGCGCGCGCAACACCGCCACCGAGTCGTAGTTCCCCTCGTCGAGGAACGTCTCGTTGAACGACGGCACCGACCCCTCGACGTCCCGGAAGTGGACGTAGAACAGCTTATCCCGCTCGCCGAACTGCCGGATGACCTCGATCACGTCCTCGCCCATCTCCGACCAGCAGCCGAGACAGAACTCCAGCCCGTGGTTCGGGCTGTCGACGACGTTCATCGCGCGCTCGAACGCCTCGAAGCTCCGGAACAACTGTGGGACGCCGCCGAGCGATTCCACCGGCGGATCGTTGGGATGGAGACAGAGCCGCACGCCCGCCTCCTCGGCCACCGGGACGAGTTCGCGGACGAAGTACTCGTAGTTCTCCCAGAGTTCGGCCTCGGAGTACTCCCTGTCGTGGGTGAGTTCGTCGTCGACCGCCGCGAGGTCGAACCCGGTCGCGGTCGCGCCGCCCCTGACCGGGACGGTCGTGTTCCGCCAGACGCCCGAGGGCATCCAGTGGTAGCCGAACGTCGGGATGCCCGCGCGCCCCATGTTGCGGACGGTGCGCTTCATCGAGGCCAGTTGCTCCTCCTTGCCCGGCAGGCCCAGCATGAGCTTGTCGTAAAACGAGACGGGCACGTTCTCGATGGCGTTGAGCGTGAGCCCCTCGGCCTCGACGCGCTCGCGGAGCGCGACGAGTTCCGCCTCGGACCACTCGCCATCGTCGCCCAGCGGCGGCGTCTCGTCGTCGGGCAGGTGCGGATAGTCCGGCGAGTACTGGTACATGTTGAGCAGGACGTCCGTGACGCCGAGTTGCCGGCAGAAGCGGAGTTTCTCCGGCGTCGGATTCATGAACTGTCCGAGCCCCACCCGCATCGGGGGTGACGGCGACTCGGTCGTCGGTGACTCCGCGACGTCGCTGTCCGAACTGGTCGGTCGGCCCATGCCCGTCCCTCGCCGCACGGGGGGATAACAGTTTCCGGCGGTCCGGGGCCGGTCCGCCGGCACATTCATAAGAAATATGACGTAATAGTTAACCCCCCGCGTTTCCACGCCATCAGTGTAGGGAAACTACAATGGAGACATTCGAATCCAACGACGAGCACATCTTCGTCCGACTCGACCCCGGCGACTACGCGCTGGAGTCCATCACGGAGGCATGCGCGAAACACGACGTCGACTCCGGCGTCGTCGTCTCGGGCATCGGCACGTTCCGCAACCTGAACATCCACTACGTCCCGACGACGGACTTCCCCTCGGAGAAGTCCGAGCGCAACACGTTCCTCGACCTCGACGGCGCGTGGGAGGTCGGCACCATCGACGGCGCGATCGCGGACGGCGACCCGCACCTCCACGTCATCGCCTACAACGGCGAGGAGACGCTGGCGGGCCACCTCGAGAACGAGTGTGAGGTTCACATCCTCAGCGAACTCGTCATCCGTCGAATCGACGGCCCCGCGCTGACCCGGCGGCCGAACGAGAAGAACGTCGGCACCCTGCAGCGCCGGTAGGGCCGACGAACCAACTGTCCCACTTTCACTCATGCCCGAGTATCCAAAGGTAACAGTCGACGGCAAGACCGCCGTGGTCATCGGCGGAACGAGCGGCATCGGCGAGGCCATCGCGCTCGCGTTCGCGGAGGACGGGGCCGACGTGGTGGCGACGAGCAGGCGGGCCGACGCGGTGGCCGACACCGCCGAGCGGGTCCGGGACCACGGCGCGCGGACCGTCGAGACGACGTGTGACGTGACCGACCGCGACTCCATCGAGGCGATGCGCGACGCGGTCCTCGAGGAGTTCGGTTCGGTGGACGTGCTCGTCAACTCGGCGGGCGTCGCGGCCCGGACCGAGTTCCTCGACCTCACCGTCGAGGACTGGAACAGGGTCATCGACGTCGACCTCAACGGGACGTTCCACGCCTGCCAGTTGTTCGGCCGCGTGATGGATGAGGGGAGCATCATCAACGTCTCCTCGATGTCGGCGGACCTCGCGCGCGAACGGCTACTGCCGTACTGTGCGGCCAAGTCCGGCGTGAACGCGCTCACGCGCTGTGCCTCGCGGGAACTGGCGCCGGACGTCCGCGTGAACGCCATCGCGCCCGGCTTCGTGATGACGCCGCTCACCGAGGAGGAGTACAGCGAGGGCTCGGAACTCCGGCGCGGCATCGACGAGCGCGCGGTGCTCGGCCGCGTCGCCGAGCGGGAGGAGATCACCGGCACCGCCGTCTACCTGGCTTCGGACGCGTCGAGCTACACGACCGGGGAGGTGCTGTTCGTCGACGGCGGCTTCACCAGGAACGCGCTCTGATCGGCGCCGGGACCGCGACCCGGACCGCCGGTCGGCGTGACCATCGAGCCGGGAACGACCACGATTACTCCCTCCGAATTTCGGCGTCAGAGCCCTCACGACGCCGATTCCCTCCAAACACGATGAATATTACAGATAGATATATATGGGGTGGTGGTCAACGGAGAATCGGAGCTATGGCACGAGGTAGCAATCCGAACGGTAGTGGTAGAGCCATGCGTCGTCGCAGATTCCTGGCGGGTGCGGGGGCGACGGGCGTCGCGCTGACCGCCGGCTGTGCCGGCGACGGCGGGAACGGCGGCGACGGAACACCGACCGACTCGTCCGACGGGGGCGGCGGCAACGGAACGACGATGGGCGACTCGAACGGGAACCGCTGGGACGGCGTCACCGTCGTCTACTGGAACCGGTTCCACAACAACTCCGGCCAGGCGGCCGAGGCCATCAGAGGCGCGATCAGCAGCTTCGAGGAGGAGACCGGCGCGACCGTCGAGGTCGACTACTCCTCGGGCGAACCGGGCCAGCGGTGGCTCACCCTGGCGCGCGAGGGGGAGCGGCCCCACATCATGGACCAGGTGTCCGGGCAGGTCGGCCCGTTCGCGGAACTCGGCATCGCCAAGCCGTTCAGCGAGTACAGTCACCTGTTTAGCGACGAGCTGATCGAGCACACGTCGTGGTTCATGGACGTCCTGGGCGAACAGGCGTACGCCGGGTTCGGCGGGCAGGCCTACGAGTTCAAGTTCAGCAGCGAGTCCGCGCGGCTGTTTCTCGCCCGACGCGACCACCTGGAGGCGGCCGGGCTCAGCCCGGAGGACGACTTCCCGCCGACCGACTTCGAACACAGCGTCGAGATCGCCCAGACCATGCAGGAGGACGGTCCGGGCAACTACGGCTGGCAGATCTACGGGTCGAGCGGCGACGTGACCGACACGTGTACCGAGGACTGGCCGGTCGCCCAGGCGGGACAGGCCGGTAAGATCCTGAACGAGGACTGGTCGGACACCCAGATCGACGACGAGCCGATCAAGCAGACGTACGAGAACTTCGTCTCCCTGCACACCGAGTATGAACTCTCGAGCCCGGGGACGGTGTCCCAGTCCGACGAGGACGGCACGCAGTTGCTCATTCAGGGCGAGGCGAGCATGACACAGGTCCCGTCCGCGACGTACGCGGACCTGCTCGCCAACGCGGAGGACCAGGTCATGGACGGCAACTTCGTCTTCGGCGCGCCGTGGAAGGGCGAGTCGGGTGCGCGGGGCATCATCGGCGGCGACGGCGTCGTCTTCGTGAACCCGCCGGACGGCGCGGACCAGAACGAGTGGGACGAGGCACAGGAGGCCGCGGCGGACCTCCTCGAGAACTACCTCTACCACTCGGTGGACTTCCAGCGGCGGATGTTCAGCACCATCGGCGGCGGCCCGCTCCGCGACGACGTCTCCACGGAGGACATCATGGGCGCGGTCGACGACCCGACCGGGTACGAACAGACGAACATCATCGAGGCGTCCGAGCTGGGGACGTTCGACCAGGAGGACTACTACCTGCAGGAGGCCGCGCCGTTCTTCGGCCAGATCCAGCAGGGGATCATGCCCGGCTACATCCAGCAGGCGCTGCAGGGACAGATCACCGCGCGGGACGCGCTGGACCAGGCCGCCGAGGAGGCGCGCGCCCAGTTCTTCTGACCTGCGACGGCTCAGGGGGAAACAGTTATTCCCCTCCGATTTCTCCTTCTTCATATCGCCATGCTAGGTGTGACCACTAACCTGTCGGTTTTCCGGCAGCGTGCAATCAACGCGAAGCAAGTCCTGCGGCGGGACTGGCTCACGTACAGCATGCTGCTCCCGGTGCTCGTCATCATGGGCACGCTCGTCTGGGGATCGCTGCTCGACGGCATCTGGATGAGCTTCCACGAGTTCGACTTCCTCGGGCGGCGCGTCTGGGTCGGCCTCGACAACTACGCGTACGTCCTGGGCTGGGACACGTTCTGGACGTCGCTGAAGGCGACGATCATCTTCGGCACCGTCACGTTCTCCCAGCTGCTCATCGCGCTGATCGCCGCCGTCGCCGTCAAGCACGCGCGGTTCCGTGATTACCTGAGCGCACTGTTCGTGATACCGTACACGATTCCGGGACTGGTCTCCGGGACGATGTGGGTGTTCATCCTCCACCCCGACCTGGGACCGATCTTCCCGCTCCTGGTCGATTACGGGATCATCAACGAGACGATCTATTGGGGGACGAGCGGCGACACGGCGATGGCCGTCATCATGTTCGCGGCGACGTGGGCGTACTGGCCCCTCGCGTTCATCATCCTCACGGCCTCGCTCGACGGGATTCCCGAGGAACACTACGAGACCGCGCGGGTGTACGGCGCGAGCAAGGTGCAGGCGTTCTTCCACATCACGCTGCCCCAGATGAAGGGTGCCATCCTCATCGCGGTCAGCCTGCGGACCATCTACAACCTCACGAAGGTGAGCCAGCCGCTCCAGATCACCGGCGGCGGTCCGGGGTTCGACACGTCCGTGCTCGGCATCCTCGTCTACCGGTTCACCGAGGGGTCCCAGCGCTTCGGGCTCGCGATGACGGTGGGCGTGATCCTCGTCATCGTCACGATGATGTTCGTGATCCCCTACATCCGCTCGTTCGAGCGTGACACCAACACGGGTGGTGTGGCATGAGGCTGAGCGTCGACACGCTGACCGGCGCACGGTTCGACCTCGAGGACCTCGTCTTCAGGTCCTCAGTGTACCTGGTCATCGCCGGGCTGGCCGCGCTCGTGCTCATCCCCCTGGTCATCGTCGTCGCCGTGGCGTTCACGCCGTCGAGCGAACTGTTCGAGAACCCGGCGGTCTGGTTGCCGTCCGAGCCGACGACCCAGTACTGGAGCGAGGGGTTCGTCGAACTCCAGGAGGGGCTGATCCACAGCTTCGTCATCTCCGTCGGGACCGCCGTCATCGCGCTGTTCGTGACGATCCCGGGCGCGTACGTGTTCGGTCGCAAGGAGTTCTTCGGCAAGCGCTTCGTCTTCTACGCGATCATCCTCTCGCTGCTGTTCCCCTCGATCGTGCTCGTCGTGCCGGTGACGGCACGGTGGCTCGAGTGGGGGCTGTACAACTCCTACCACGGGCTCTGGATCGCGTTCCAGATCTTCATCACCCCCTTCGCCATCTGGATCCTCCGGGACTACTTCAGCAAGCTCCCGGAGAACCTTGAGGAGGCCGCACAGGTGTACGGCTGCACCGAGTTCGGCGCGTTCGTGCGCGTCATCCTCCCCATCGCGCGCCCGGCGCTCATCGCGGTCGGGTTCCTGGCGTTTCTGAACGGCTGGAACGAGTTCCTGTTCGCCAACCTGCTCACGACGAGCAGCGGGGTCCAGCCCGCCATCGTCGTGCTCTACTCGACGCTCCACGGCGGGCAGGGCGAGAGCATCGCCTGGGGCATCCTGATGGCCGAGGCCATCATCATCGGCACGCCGCCCGCGGTCCTCTACTTCGTCGCCCAGCGCGGGCTCAGGGGGACGTTCGGCGCGTAGTCGCTCCCGACTTCCCCGGCCGGCACGACCCTCCCGCGGTTTTCCACGACCACGTCACGAGTCGACGAGTGGCCCGACTCCGCGAGGTCTCGCTCACGACTCGACGGGGCTCGCCACTCCGATCCGGTCATGCAAAGAGTTAACAGTCCCCGATTAGTCTCTCCATCAAGGTAGTACGGAGATGAGCGAGGCCACAACTGACGGACGGCGACCCGAAGCGAAGCGAGAGCCAGACCGGT
Protein-coding regions in this window:
- a CDS encoding fumarylacetoacetate hydrolase family protein, producing the protein MRYYQLAAEGAVRRLVVDDGDGVYDLTSTHPGLTGFRDLAGAASLAGEPVDDIARRRLAGAEQLPRGDLASDLLCPVRADEVWAAGVTYEISEKAREQESSMAEIYMNVYDAERPEIFFKATPSRTVGPGEAVGVRGDSDWNAPEPELAVVLHHGEIVGYTVGNDVSSRDIEGENPLYLPQAKIYDRCCSVGPCVVSPASVGDPADLVMSMEILRDGETVFSDSTSTARMVRSPEELATYYRDHNSVPETAVLMTGTGLVPPEEFSLTAGDEVRIDIENVGTLVNPVVSV
- a CDS encoding aldehyde dehydrogenase family protein gives rise to the protein MPERDGNFIDGAWTQAESGETFEVVNPARTDEVVSTFPLSDESDAARAVEAARAAADDWANTPGPARGKILREAGSLLEDRREDLVQLLTREEGKTHDEARPEVVRTVDIFYHYAEKAADYGGTVKAANSSRKTLHTRKEPLGVAALITPWNYPIAIPAWKLAPALAAGNTVVIKPATQAPTVAAEVVGALEEAGLPDGVVNLVTGPGSAVGEAFTTHPEVDAVSFTGSGVVGTEVYRGATAEGKRAQAEMGGKNPTVVMPSADLDEAVSIVGAGAFGVTGQACTACSRAIVHADVYDEFVAGIVDYAESLSVGAGDEGNDMGPQISEGELEGTLDYVDVAKTEGATLATGGERLEDGEHADGFFVEPTVFADVDNDSRLAQEEVFGPVLAVIRAEDFEEAVTAANDTRYGLSTSIVTDSHAEANEFVDRAEAGVVKVNEKTTGLELHVPFGGVKESSTNTFREQGDAGLDFFTTTKTVYRNY
- a CDS encoding mannonate dehydratase; translation: MGRPTSSDSDVAESPTTESPSPPMRVGLGQFMNPTPEKLRFCRQLGVTDVLLNMYQYSPDYPHLPDDETPPLGDDGEWSEAELVALRERVEAEGLTLNAIENVPVSFYDKLMLGLPGKEEQLASMKRTVRNMGRAGIPTFGYHWMPSGVWRNTTVPVRGGATATGFDLAAVDDELTHDREYSEAELWENYEYFVRELVPVAEEAGVRLCLHPNDPPVESLGGVPQLFRSFEAFERAMNVVDSPNHGLEFCLGCWSEMGEDVIEVIRQFGERDKLFYVHFRDVEGSVPSFNETFLDEGNYDSVAVLRALLDVGFDGLVIPDHVPHVEGDTDWEHRGRAHAVGYLNGMLAVLDSERSGKE
- a CDS encoding PPC domain-containing DNA-binding protein, which translates into the protein METFESNDEHIFVRLDPGDYALESITEACAKHDVDSGVVVSGIGTFRNLNIHYVPTTDFPSEKSERNTFLDLDGAWEVGTIDGAIADGDPHLHVIAYNGEETLAGHLENECEVHILSELVIRRIDGPALTRRPNEKNVGTLQRR
- a CDS encoding SDR family NAD(P)-dependent oxidoreductase; this encodes MPEYPKVTVDGKTAVVIGGTSGIGEAIALAFAEDGADVVATSRRADAVADTAERVRDHGARTVETTCDVTDRDSIEAMRDAVLEEFGSVDVLVNSAGVAARTEFLDLTVEDWNRVIDVDLNGTFHACQLFGRVMDEGSIINVSSMSADLARERLLPYCAAKSGVNALTRCASRELAPDVRVNAIAPGFVMTPLTEEEYSEGSELRRGIDERAVLGRVAEREEITGTAVYLASDASSYTTGEVLFVDGGFTRNAL
- a CDS encoding extracellular solute-binding protein; translated protein: MRRRRFLAGAGATGVALTAGCAGDGGNGGDGTPTDSSDGGGGNGTTMGDSNGNRWDGVTVVYWNRFHNNSGQAAEAIRGAISSFEEETGATVEVDYSSGEPGQRWLTLAREGERPHIMDQVSGQVGPFAELGIAKPFSEYSHLFSDELIEHTSWFMDVLGEQAYAGFGGQAYEFKFSSESARLFLARRDHLEAAGLSPEDDFPPTDFEHSVEIAQTMQEDGPGNYGWQIYGSSGDVTDTCTEDWPVAQAGQAGKILNEDWSDTQIDDEPIKQTYENFVSLHTEYELSSPGTVSQSDEDGTQLLIQGEASMTQVPSATYADLLANAEDQVMDGNFVFGAPWKGESGARGIIGGDGVVFVNPPDGADQNEWDEAQEAAADLLENYLYHSVDFQRRMFSTIGGGPLRDDVSTEDIMGAVDDPTGYEQTNIIEASELGTFDQEDYYLQEAAPFFGQIQQGIMPGYIQQALQGQITARDALDQAAEEARAQFF
- a CDS encoding carbohydrate ABC transporter permease, with the protein product MLGVTTNLSVFRQRAINAKQVLRRDWLTYSMLLPVLVIMGTLVWGSLLDGIWMSFHEFDFLGRRVWVGLDNYAYVLGWDTFWTSLKATIIFGTVTFSQLLIALIAAVAVKHARFRDYLSALFVIPYTIPGLVSGTMWVFILHPDLGPIFPLLVDYGIINETIYWGTSGDTAMAVIMFAATWAYWPLAFIILTASLDGIPEEHYETARVYGASKVQAFFHITLPQMKGAILIAVSLRTIYNLTKVSQPLQITGGGPGFDTSVLGILVYRFTEGSQRFGLAMTVGVILVIVTMMFVIPYIRSFERDTNTGGVA
- a CDS encoding carbohydrate ABC transporter permease, translated to MRLSVDTLTGARFDLEDLVFRSSVYLVIAGLAALVLIPLVIVVAVAFTPSSELFENPAVWLPSEPTTQYWSEGFVELQEGLIHSFVISVGTAVIALFVTIPGAYVFGRKEFFGKRFVFYAIILSLLFPSIVLVVPVTARWLEWGLYNSYHGLWIAFQIFITPFAIWILRDYFSKLPENLEEAAQVYGCTEFGAFVRVILPIARPALIAVGFLAFLNGWNEFLFANLLTTSSGVQPAIVVLYSTLHGGQGESIAWGILMAEAIIIGTPPAVLYFVAQRGLRGTFGA